A single Lolium perenne isolate Kyuss_39 chromosome 6, Kyuss_2.0, whole genome shotgun sequence DNA region contains:
- the LOC127308051 gene encoding uncharacterized protein, translating to MSRGGVFLGVDVGTGSARAGLFDEKGKLLGSASSPIQMWKERDCIEQSSTDIWLAVCAAVKSACSLASVAPEDVVGLGFAATCSLVAVDADGSPVSVSWSGDARRNIIVWMDHRAVDQADRINARNSPVLQYCGGGVSPEMQAPKLLWVKENLQESWSMVCRWMDLSDWLAYRATGDDTRSLCTTVCKWTYLGHAHMGQWKESDSRDMEACGWDEVFWEEIGLGELVEGNRAKIGRSVAFPGHPLGSGLTPAAAKELGLLPGTPVGTSLIDAHAGGVGVMESVPDAESKADLPDEEEICHRMVLVCGTSTCHMAVSKNKLFIPGVWGPFWSAMVPEYWLTEGGQSATGALLDYIVQNHVAAPLLANHAASQSVSIFELMNKLLFSMSQEQNMPFLSALSQDTHVLPDFHGNRSPVADPKSKGVICGLTLDTSEKQLALLYLATIQGIAYGTRHIVEHCNAHGHKIDTLLACGGLAKNSLYIQEHADIIGCPIILPRENESVLLGASILGAVAAKKFSGVRDAMKSLNAAGKALHPSSDPRVKKYHDAKYQIFRSLYEQQLSYRSTMAQALR from the exons ATGTCCCGCGGCGGCGTCTTCCTCGGCGTCGACGTCGGCACCGGCAGCGCCCGCGCAG GCCTGTTTGATGAGAAGGGTAAGTTGCTGGGTTCGGCGAGCAGCCCCATACAGATGTGGAAAGAGAGAGACTGCATAGAG CAATCGTCGACGGATATCTGGCTTGCGGTGTGTGCTGCTGTAAAATCTGCGTGCTCTCTGGCAAGCGTTGCCCCTGAGGATGTCGTCGGCCTTGGCTTCGCCGCTACTTGCTCCCTTG TTGCTGTTGACGCTGATGGTTCCCCTGTTTCGGTTTCTTGGAGTGGTGATGCAAGAAGGAACATCATCGTGTGGATGGACCATAGAGCTGTCGATCAGGCTGATCGAATTAATGCTCGCAATTCCCCGGTGTTGCAGTACTGCGGTGGGGGTGTCTCCCCAGAAATGCAGGCCCCAAAG CTTTTGTGGGTAAAGGAAAATCTGCAAGAGTCTTGGTCTATGGTATGTAGATGGATGGACCTTAGTGACTGGTTAGCATACAG AGCGACTGGTGATGACACCCGCAGCTTATGCACAACAGTTTGCAAATGGACATATCTTGGACATGCACACATGGGGCAGTGGAAGGAATCAGATTCACGTGATATGGAAGCATGTGGATGGGATgaagtgttttgggaagaaataggctTGGGAGAACTTGTGGAAGGGAATCGTGCGAAAATAG GACGCAGTGTTGCGTTTCCGGGCCATCCTCTAGGTTCCGGTTTGACACCTGCTGCTGCAAAG GAGTTAGGCTTGCTTCCTGGGACACCTGTTGGAACTTCCCTCATTGATGCTCATGCCGGTGGTGTTGGAGTGATGGAAAGTGTACCAGATGCAGAATCTAAAGCTGACT TGCCTGATGAAGAAGAAATATGCCACCGCATGGTCTTGGTATGTGGGACGTCTACATGCCATATGGCTGTTTCAAAGAATAAACTATTTATCCCTGGTGTGTGGGGGCCATTTTGGTCTG CGATGGTTCCTGAGTATTGGCTCACGGAAGGTGGACAAAGTGCAACTGGTGCTCTGCTTGATTACATTGTTCAAAACCATGTTGCTGCTCCCCTTCTAGCTAATCATGCTGCTTCTCAAA GTGTCTCCATATTTGAGCTGATGAACAAGTTATTATTTTCGATGTCACAAGAACAAAATATGCCCTTTCTTTCTGCCTTGAGTCAAGATACCCATGTCCTTCCAGATTTTCATGGAAATCG GTCCCCTGTTGCTGATCCAAAATCCAAAGGAGTGATTTGTGGCTTGACACTTGATACAAGTGAAAAGCAGCTAGCGCTTCTGTACCTAGCAACGATTcagggtattgcgtatggaactcGTCATATTGTGGAGCATTGCAATGCTCATGGACACAAG ATCGACACTCTTCTTGCTTGTGGCGGACTTGCAAAAAACTCCTTGTATATCCAGGAACATGCAGATATCATCG GATGTCCAATAATACTTCCTAGGGAGAACGAGTCAGTGCTTTTAGGCGCTTCTATTCTGGGTGCTGTTGCTGCAAAGAAGTTTTCAGGCGTTCGCGATGCAATGAAGTCACTGAATGCAGCAGGAAAGGCAT TGCATCCGTCTTCGGATCCCAGGGTGAAGAAATACCATGATGCCAAATATCAGATATTCAGGTCCCTGTACGAGCAACAGCTCTCATATCGCTCAACCATGGCACAAGCATTGCGATAG
- the LOC127308053 gene encoding CBL-interacting serine/threonine-protein kinase 21, with the protein MCHKNIYEGGSERPRKMVLVESIGKYRVGRTIGEGSFAKVKLAVDMETGGSVAVKVIDRSTVLRNNLMYQVKREISAMKLLNHPNIVKIHEVIATKTKICLVMEYVPGGQLSDRLIYHKRLDEREANKYFYQLIDAVDYCHRRGVFHRDLKPENLLLDNQGNLKVSDFGLSVLRKPGQLLSTSCGSPCYVAPEVIQHKSYEGAAADIWSCGVILFELLTGYLPFQDHSFTNLYRRISRGQFAFPQWITLPQKKIILSILDPSPIRRAKISDIFNDKWFQEAKPSKRTTESVYCDGCVDLEEASTDSDSSRNTQVREAEEASPEPSRLINAFQLIATCSDLDLSGLFQEQKTKLGSPHAVQETLKMIRVAARDVSLSVRRMSNSMVKLQDIRLLSRSMLDLTLSAEVIEVTEAHCVIEVSKSTGDLGAYKEFCTSLWRLLNEEQCGSSSNM; encoded by the exons ATGTGCCACAAGAATATTTACGAGGGGGGCAGTGAGAGACCGAGGAAGATGGTGCTGGTGGAGAGCATTGGTAAGTACAGGGTTGGCCGGACCATCGGCGAGGGCTCCTTCGCCAAGGTGAAGCTCGCCGTCGACATGGAGACCGGCGGCAGCGTCGCCGTCAAGGTCATCGACAGGAGCACGGTGCTCAGGAACAACCTCATGTATCAG GTGAAGAGAGAGATCAGCGCAATGAAGCTTCTCAATCACCCCAACATAGTTAAGATACACGAG GTGATCGCGACGAAGACCAAGATATGCCTGGTGATGGAGTATGTTCCAGGAGGGCAGCTGTCTGATAGGCTA ATTTACCACAAGAGGTTGGATGAGAGGGAAGCAAACAAGTACTTCTACCAGTTGATTGATGCTGTGGACTATTGCCACCGCAGAGGCGTCTTCCACAGGGATCTCAAG CCAGAAAACCTTTTGCTAGATAATCAAGGCAATCTCAAGGTATCTGATTTTGGACTCAGTGTTCTAAGGAAG CCAGGGCAGTTGCTATCTACATCTTGTGGCTCACCGTGTTATGTGGCTCCTGAG GTGATTCAGCACAAAAGTTACGAGGGGGCAGCTGCGGACATCTGGTCCTGCGGTGTGATCCTGTTCGAACTTCTTACTGGTTATCTTCCATTTCAAGACCATAGCTTCACAAACTTGTACCGAAGG ATATCTCGAGGGCAGTTTGCTTTCCCGCAGTGGATCACGCTGCCTCAGAAGAAGATTATATTGAGCATACTGGATCCATCTCCTATAAGG AGAGCAAAAATAAGCGATATTTTCAACgacaagtggttccaagaggcTAAACCCTCAAAAAGGACAACAGAGAGTGTTTATTGtgatggttgtgttgatcttgaaGAAGCCAGCACAGATAGTGATAGCAGCCGTAACACGCAG GTAAGGGAAGCTGAAGAAGCAAGTCCGGAGCCTAGCCGGCTCATTAATGCGTTCCAGTTGATAGCAACGTGCAGCGATCTCGATTTGTCAGGACTCTTCCAGGAGCAG AAAACAAAGCTCGGCTCGCCGCACGCGGTGCAGGAGACACTGAAGATGATCAGGGTTGCAGCCCGGGATGTGAGCTTGTCCGTGAGGAGAATGAGCAACTCCATG GTGAAGCTTCAGGACATCAGATTGCTATCAAGAAGCATGCTAGATCTTACTCTCTCGGCAGAG GTGATTGAGGTGACTGAAGCACACTGTGTCATCGAGGTGTCCAAGTCCACCGGTGATCTGGGAGCATACAAAGAG TTCTGCACAAGCTTGTGGAGACTGCTCAATGAGGAGCAGTGTGGTAGCTCATCTAATATGTAA